A single genomic interval of Helianthus annuus cultivar XRQ/B chromosome 6, HanXRQr2.0-SUNRISE, whole genome shotgun sequence harbors:
- the LOC110864236 gene encoding DExH-box ATP-dependent RNA helicase DExH8, whose amino-acid sequence MTSSDLPPSENFKNLPIMSLRSKIVEKIMENRVTLIVGETGCGKSSQVPQFLLEENIEPVICTQPRRFAVVAVAKMVAKARNCVIGGEVGYHIGHSKVMSSSSKIIFKTAGVLLEEMREKGMNALKYKVIILDEVHERSVESDLVLACVKQFLIKNSGLRVVLMSATADITRYKEYFRDIDRDERVEVLGIPSSSQHTLYQRRVLYLEQVVEDLEMSSESLSLKYCAGPSPDLSEATMNEEVHQLIHNLVLHIHKNEPDMEKSILIFLPTYHALEQQWHAMSRYRSAFKVHILHSSIDTEQALSAMRILKSHRKVILATNIAESSVTIPKVAYVIDSCRSLQVYWDANRKTESSEIVWVSESQAEQRRGRTGRTCDGEVYRLVTEPFFGQLEKYEAPSILKLSLRQQVLLTTCAESRAINDPKVLLQKVMDPPKPEVVEDALELLVHIHALEKTPPRGRYEPTFYGRLLSSFSLSFDASMLILKFGEAGMLREGIIIGILTDTQPLPIIRPFGQEALFSEFTDGYYSQHGKLTGLMGRKEVIFMANFCAFQFWQRTFQANLRLERLKHLLKFDAKADTQITSLKIEEEWCLFHNLVQSSLHHIASIYDSVLNNVHRYRPNFLATSNGLPSYYEPYEFQHTCLLTVDHNDDSEPPATDDNLSNPLYETKKCVALPYVDANGFNKNEVAFRLADSIKEIRVCYHGESSGNQQTQDPVSNNGLEACRYFASGTCNKGSECSFSHSLEAKRPVCKFFLSIQGCRNGNSCFFSHSSDQLSLPNSEHQSCAAEDVSTDASLLLSLFPNPDDGCLLLFDDFDIQFSSNFAHFYNPSSIVCTTSAVKSSNDPFLQDLRIVWGLSHPHGTIISKAANNSIPWVEVKCAVWIPKFGNDVENWEEQKGLIKKFFEYLAIRMLGDALYEVQVILVLNNLRFAQLQVESMGRENFFYLRESFAFDEYSFGKLYDGVATKKPMLASKAIVYVFDLHPPTDIQFGDYTSLLHNQLHNIT is encoded by the exons ATGACTTCCTCCGATCTCCCGCCGTCGGAGAATTTCAAGAATCTTCCTATCATGTCACTCCGGAGCAAAATCGTAGAGAAAATAATGGAGAATCGCGTCACTCTGATCGTCGGTGAAACTGGATGCG GGAAGAGCTCACAAGTTCCTCAATTTTTACTTGAAGAAAATATTGAGCCTGTAATATGTACACAACCACGGAGATTTGCTGTGGTGGCAGTTGCTAAAATGGTGGCTAAAGCTCGAAACTGTGTAATAGGGGGTGAGGTTGGGTATCACATTGGTCACTCCAAGGTTATGTCTTCCAG CTCTAAAATCATCTTCAAAACTGCTGGCGTTTTGTTGGAGGAAATGCGAGAAAAAGGAATGAATGCTTTAAAGTATAAAGTTATTATTCTCGATGAAGTGCATGAAAGATCTGTTGAGTCGGATCTTGTTCTCGCATGCGTCAAGCAGTTTCTAATTAAAAATAGCGGGTTAAG GGTTGTATTGATGTCTGCTACTGCTGATATTACAAGATACAAGGAATATTTTAGAGATATTGATCGCGATGAAAGGGTTGAAGTTTTAGGAATTCCCAGCTCCAGTCAGCATACCTTGTACCAGAGAAGAGTGTTGTATCTTGAGCAG GTGGTAGAAGATCTAGAAATGAGTTCAGAATCCCTATCTTTGAAATATTGTGCTGGACCAAGCCCAGATTTATCTGAAGCAACTATGAATGAGGAAGTGCACCAGCTTATACACAATCTGGTATTACATATTCACAAGAATGAACCAGACATGGAAAAGAGCATATTAATATTCCTTCCAACTTATCATGCATTGGAGCAACAATGGCACGCTATGAGTCGCTATAGAAGTGCTTTTAAAGTTCATATTCTACATAGTAGCATTGATACCGAGCAAGCTCTCAGTGCTATGAGAATCTTGAAGTCTCATAGGAAG GTGATATTGGCAACAAACATTGCAGAATCTTCGGTGACAATACCAAAAGTTGCCTATGTGATTGATTCATGCAGATCTCTACAAGTCTATTGGGATGCAAACAGAAAAACTGAATCATCAGAGATCGTCTGGGTATCAGAATCTCAG GCTGAGCAACGGCGGGGAAGAACAGGCCGCACTTGCGATGGTGAAGTATACCGACTTGTTACCGAACCATTTTTTGGCCAATTAGAGAAATACGAAGCTCCATCGATATTAAAGTTATCATTGAGGCAGCAGGTGCTTCTTACAACTTGTGCTGAATCAAGAGCTATCAATGATCCAAAAG TCTTGTTGCAGAAAGTTATGGACCCACCAAAACCTGAAGTAGTGGAGGATGCGCTAGAATTGCTGGTTCATATTCATGCCTTAGAGAAAACACCTCCAAGAGGCCGTTATGAGCCAACTTTTTATGGAAGATTGCTTTCCAGCTTTTCTTTATCCTTTGATGCTTCGATGCTAATTCTAAAGTTTGGTGAAGCTGGAATGTTACGTGAAGGCATTATAATTGGTATCCTAACGGATACCCAGCCATTACCAATCATCCGCCCCTTTGGACAAGAAGCACTG TTTTCTGAGTTCACTGATGGCTACTATAGTCAACATGGTAAGCTCACTGGGTTAATGGGTAGGAAGGAAGTGATATTCATGGCAAACTTTTGTGCCTTTCAGTTCTGGCAACGTACTTTTCAG GCTAATCTTCGGCTTGAGCGGTTAAAGCACCTTTTGAAGTTTGATGCGAAAGCAGACACTCAAATTACATCTCTGAAGATCGAAGAAGAGTGGTGCTTGTTCCACAATCTTGTCCAGTCATCACTCCATCATATTGCCAGCATAT ATGACAGTGTTCTTAATAATGTGCATCGGTACCGCCCCAATTTTTTAGCAACCTCAAATGGTCTACCATCTTACTACGAGCCCTATGAGTTTCAGCACACCTGTCTTCTTACAGTTGACCACAATGATGATTCTGAACCTCCCGCCACAGATGACAACCTCAGCAATCCTTTATATGAAACAAAGAAATGTGTAGCTTTACCTTATGTGGATGCAAATGGGTTTAATAAAAACGAGGTGGCTTTTAGATTGGCTGATTCAATAAAAGAG ATAAGGGTTTGTTATCATGGGGAGTCATCTGGCAACCAGCAAACTCAGGATCCCGTTTCTAATAATGGTCTAGAAGCTTGTAGATATTTTGCCAGTGGGACATGCAATAAGGGAAGCGAATGTTCATTTTCTCATTCATTGGAAGCTAAAAGACCTGTTTGTAAATTCTTTCTATCCATACAG GGTTGCAGAAATGGAAATTCGTGTTTTTTCTCTCACAGTTCAGACCAGCTGTCTTTACCAAACAGTGAACACCAATCATGTGCAGCAGAAGATGTATCTACTGACGCGTCTTTGCTTTTAAGTTTATTTCCTAATCCAGATGATGGATGTCTTCTTTTATTCGACGATTTTGATATTCAGTTCTCATCAAATTTTGCTCACTTTTACAACCCGTCTTCTATAGTCTGCACTACCTCTGCAGTTAAATCTTCAAACGACCCGTTTTTGCAAGATTTAAGAATAGTTTGGGGACTTTCTCACCCACACGGGACTATCATTTCCAAAGCTGCTAATAACTCAATCCCGTGGGTAGAAGTCAAATGTGCTGTATGGATTCCTAAGTTTGGTAACGATGTAGAGAACTGGGAAGAACAAAAAGGTCTTATCAAAAAGTTTTTTGAGTATCTTGCTATACGTATGTTGGGTGATGCTTTGTATGAAGTTCAAGTCATTCTTGTTTTGAACAACCTCAGATTCGCTCAACTGCAG GTTGAAAGCATGGGGAGAGAGAATTTCTTCTACCTTAGGGAATCATTTGCATTTGATGAATACAGCTTTGGGAAGCTGTACGATGGTGTTGCTACCAAAAAGCCAATGTTGGCATCAAAGGCGATTGTGTATGTGttcgatttgcatcctccaaCTGACATCCAGTTTGGTGACTATACTTCACTTCTTCACAACCAGCTGCATAACATAACATAG